One window of Dechloromonas sp. ZY10 genomic DNA carries:
- a CDS encoding TorF family putative porin, whose translation MKYSLIALSLAAAFAAPVVAEEAAGPHTFTANVGVVSDYIFRGISQSQHRPALQGGVDYAHASGLYAGLWASQVNWTDRPDWTYQKNNHVEVDVYGGYKGTVGDVGYDVGFIRYFYPGDFRATVGGAPNVTANTSEIYVGATWNIVSLKYNHVVSQNIFGWGGTGANNKSEGSGYIDLTVTYPVNETVNVIAHLGRQNIKNTVETGLPASYTDWKLGVTKDFGFGIVGVSYTDTNAKGGVGQAYRWDGKDVGKGVVSVSFLKNF comes from the coding sequence ATGAAGTATTCCCTGATTGCCCTGTCGCTTGCTGCAGCCTTCGCGGCCCCGGTCGTTGCCGAAGAGGCCGCTGGTCCGCATACCTTTACCGCCAACGTTGGTGTCGTGTCCGACTACATCTTCCGCGGTATCAGCCAGAGCCAGCATCGCCCGGCGCTGCAAGGCGGTGTCGATTACGCACACGCCAGCGGCCTGTATGCCGGTCTGTGGGCTTCCCAGGTCAACTGGACCGACCGTCCGGACTGGACCTACCAGAAGAACAACCACGTTGAAGTTGACGTCTATGGTGGCTACAAGGGCACCGTCGGCGATGTCGGCTACGACGTCGGCTTCATCCGCTATTTCTACCCGGGTGATTTCCGCGCCACCGTTGGCGGCGCTCCCAACGTGACTGCCAACACCTCCGAAATCTACGTCGGTGCGACCTGGAACATCGTCAGCCTGAAGTACAACCATGTCGTTTCCCAGAACATCTTCGGTTGGGGCGGTACCGGCGCCAACAACAAGAGCGAGGGCTCGGGCTACATCGACCTGACCGTGACCTACCCGGTTAACGAGACGGTGAACGTGATCGCCCACCTCGGCCGTCAGAACATCAAGAACACCGTCGAAACCGGCCTGCCGGCTTCCTACACCGACTGGAAGCTGGGCGTGACCAAGGACTTCGGCTTCGGCATCGTCGGCGTCAGCTATACCGATACCAACGCCAAGGGTGGTGTCGGCCAGGCTTATCGCTGGGACGGCAAGGATGTGGGCAAGGGCGTTGTTTCCGTGTCCTTCCTGAAGAACTTCTAA
- a CDS encoding accessory factor UbiK family protein: MLDPKIFEDFGARMSALLATGPAADLEKNAKALMSGFFDKLDLVTREEFDVQAQVLARTRQKLKELEARVEALEKARDQA, from the coding sequence ATGCTCGACCCCAAGATTTTTGAAGATTTCGGCGCCCGGATGAGCGCCCTGCTCGCCACCGGCCCGGCCGCCGACCTGGAAAAGAACGCCAAGGCCCTGATGAGCGGTTTTTTTGACAAGCTCGATCTGGTCACCCGCGAAGAATTCGACGTTCAGGCACAGGTTCTGGCCCGCACCCGGCAAAAGCTGAAAGAACTCGAAGCCCGCGTCGAGGCGCTGGAAAAGGCCCGCGACCAGGCCTGA